One window from the genome of Rufibacter tibetensis encodes:
- a CDS encoding glycoside hydrolase family 28 protein, which translates to MKNTPVLSFFALSILFLSLVRCKVETPVTGNSALAWVKEVGAKKIPRKKKEFDVTAYGALNDGKTLNTKAIQAAIDACSSVGGGIVTFKPGNYLTGSIYLKKGVHLRIDEGVQILGSQNLEDYPEMDTRVAGIEMKWPSALINVLDQEEVAISGKGVVHAQGKPFWDLYWNMRKEYEPKKLRWIVDYDAKRPRTLLVSRSSNVTIENITLKQAGFWTIHILYSDHVTVDGVVIQNNIDGHGPSTDGIDIDSSSYVLVQNSDIDCNDDNFCLKSGRDWDGLRVNRPTEYVVIRNCISRAGGGLITFGSETSGGIRHVLAHDLKAKGTGVGLRFKSATTRGGTVEDIYLQNIEMDGVGTAIEVSMNWNPSYSYSTLPAGYSYETIPDHWKTMLRKVEPEERGIPTFRDVTISNITATNAKKALSAAGIEKSSVQGFVLKNIKIEAATAGEISYASNWTFKNVSLQTKDNSNLKVQNSTNVTP; encoded by the coding sequence ATGAAGAACACACCCGTTTTATCCTTCTTTGCTTTAAGTATTCTCTTTTTATCTCTTGTAAGATGCAAGGTAGAGACACCTGTAACAGGTAACTCTGCCCTTGCCTGGGTGAAAGAAGTAGGCGCTAAGAAAATACCCCGCAAGAAGAAAGAGTTTGACGTCACTGCATACGGTGCCCTCAACGACGGCAAAACGCTTAACACCAAAGCCATTCAGGCCGCGATTGACGCCTGCTCTTCTGTTGGTGGTGGCATTGTCACGTTCAAACCAGGTAATTATCTAACCGGATCAATTTACCTGAAGAAAGGCGTGCACCTGCGCATTGATGAAGGCGTGCAGATTTTAGGAAGTCAGAACCTGGAAGATTACCCGGAGATGGATACCCGGGTGGCGGGCATTGAGATGAAATGGCCTTCTGCTTTAATTAATGTACTGGACCAGGAAGAAGTCGCCATTTCAGGCAAAGGCGTAGTACATGCGCAGGGCAAACCTTTTTGGGACCTGTACTGGAACATGCGCAAAGAGTATGAACCTAAAAAGCTGCGCTGGATTGTAGACTATGACGCTAAACGGCCTCGTACGCTCCTGGTCTCCAGGTCCTCCAATGTCACCATTGAAAACATCACCCTCAAACAGGCAGGCTTCTGGACCATCCATATTCTTTACTCTGACCATGTGACCGTTGACGGAGTCGTGATCCAGAACAACATTGACGGACACGGCCCCAGCACCGACGGCATCGATATAGACTCCTCTTCTTACGTGCTGGTGCAGAACAGCGACATTGACTGCAACGACGATAACTTTTGCCTCAAATCTGGTCGGGATTGGGACGGGTTGCGAGTGAACCGCCCTACCGAATATGTGGTGATTCGGAACTGCATTTCCAGAGCAGGAGGTGGCTTGATTACCTTCGGCAGCGAGACTTCCGGTGGCATCCGGCACGTACTGGCGCATGACCTGAAAGCGAAAGGAACCGGCGTGGGCCTGCGGTTTAAGTCAGCTACTACCAGAGGCGGTACCGTAGAAGACATTTACCTGCAGAACATTGAGATGGACGGCGTGGGCACTGCCATTGAAGTTTCCATGAACTGGAATCCAAGCTATAGCTACTCCACCCTGCCCGCAGGATATTCTTACGAGACCATACCTGACCACTGGAAAACCATGCTCCGGAAAGTGGAACCGGAAGAACGCGGCATTCCTACGTTCCGAGATGTGACTATTTCTAATATCACGGCTACTAATGCTAAGAAAGCCCTTTCTGCGGCTGGTATTGAAAAATCTTCTGTTCAGGGCTTTGTGCTGAAAAACATTAAAATAGAAGCTGCCACCGCCGGAGAAATCTCTTATGCCAGTAACTGGACATTTAAGAACGTGAGCCTCCAGACCAAAGACAACAGCAACCTAAAAGTGCAAAACAGCACGAACGTCACTCCATAA
- a CDS encoding family 43 glycosylhydrolase yields the protein MQKSVLRQPVAKPLYADPVFDGAADPVVIYHKKEKKWLMFYTNRRATDEKAEGLTWVHGTRIGIAESKDGGATWDYRDTASINYRPDAGYTHWAPEVIEHEGVYHMYLTYVPGTFTDWNHPRHIVHLTSKNLFNWDYQSTLPLVTNKVIDANVYRLPDGTWRLWYNNERDGKSIYYADSKDLYHWQDKGKAVQARGEGPKVFRWKDQYWMIIDAWKGLQVFSSNDLLTWKLQEERLLEEPGKGTDDQAIGGHPDVVVNGDKAYLFYFTHPGRAKANPAPATSVAAKRSVIQLVELEYQNGKLTCDRDKPTYINLKPGKKP from the coding sequence GTGCAAAAAAGCGTACTCCGCCAACCGGTAGCCAAACCCTTGTACGCCGACCCTGTTTTTGATGGAGCCGCTGACCCGGTGGTGATCTACCATAAAAAAGAGAAGAAATGGTTGATGTTTTACACCAACCGTAGGGCCACCGATGAGAAAGCCGAAGGCCTTACTTGGGTTCACGGCACCCGCATTGGTATTGCTGAATCTAAAGACGGCGGTGCTACCTGGGACTACCGTGACACGGCTAGTATCAACTACAGACCAGATGCTGGTTACACGCACTGGGCCCCAGAAGTGATAGAACATGAGGGCGTGTACCACATGTACCTTACCTATGTACCCGGCACCTTTACCGACTGGAACCACCCGCGCCACATCGTACACTTAACCAGCAAAAATTTGTTCAACTGGGATTACCAGTCTACCCTACCTTTGGTCACAAACAAGGTTATAGATGCCAACGTGTACCGCCTGCCAGATGGTACCTGGCGCCTTTGGTACAACAATGAGCGGGATGGCAAATCCATTTACTACGCCGATAGTAAAGATCTGTATCACTGGCAGGACAAAGGCAAAGCGGTTCAGGCCCGGGGCGAAGGACCTAAGGTGTTCCGGTGGAAAGACCAATATTGGATGATCATAGACGCCTGGAAAGGCCTCCAGGTATTCTCTTCTAATGATTTACTTACCTGGAAACTTCAGGAAGAACGGCTGCTGGAAGAACCCGGCAAAGGAACCGATGACCAGGCCATTGGCGGCCACCCCGATGTGGTAGTGAACGGTGACAAAGCGTACCTCTTTTACTTTACGCACCCGGGTAGAGCCAAAGCCAATCCGGCGCCAGCTACTTCTGTGGCGGCGAAAAGAAGCGTGATTCAGCTGGTTGAACTTGAGTACCAGAACGGCAAACTCACCTGTGACCGGGACAAGCCAACTTACATTAACCTGAAGCCCGGCAAAAAACCATAA